GCGATCTCGGGCAAACCACAGCAGCGTCGCATCCACGTGCGCGGGGATTTCGTTGCCCTGCGCATCGAGAATGCGCACTAGGTGCGCATCGCGCAGCATGGACGGGGGAAACGGTATGCCTACTGAGACCCGCACGTCCGTGGCATCACCGACGTTCTGGTGCACCACGATGCGCTGCGCGGGCGCGCTGTCCGCGGGGGCCTGTACCTCCTGGCTCCTGGACGCCGCAGCGGGCGCTGCGTTGGGTGCATGGGCGGCCGACCAGGCGGCGAGCGGCACCGACAACAACAGCAGGCCCATCAAGACCCGAAGCCTGCCCGGGCCGCGTCCGTCGCGGGCTCGGGATGCCCCTGGTGGCACTGCCGTCGACATCACGCCACCGACGACAACGGCGCGCGGGCGGCAGCCATCTTGAGCTCCCACGCCAACGCCGTATGCACGATGAAGTCCAGATCGTCGTACTGGGGATGCCAGTCCAGCACCTGCTTGAGCCGGTCGCTACATGCGATGAGCATGGCCAGATCGCCTTCGCGCCGGGGCAGCTCGACGATATTCAGCGGATGCCCGCCTACCCGCGCCACCGAATCGAGCACCTCCCGCACGCTGTAGCCATGGCCGTAGCCGCAGTTGAGCTTGAGCGACTCACCGCCCGCGCGCAAATGGTCCAGCGCGCGCAGGTGCGCCGACGCCAGGTCTTCCACATGGATGTAGTCGCGGATGCCGGTGCCATCGGGCGTGTCGTAATCCGTACCGTAGATGGCCATGGATGTCCGCTTGCCCACCGCGTGCTCGCAGGCCGCCTTGATCAGCAGCGTCGCGAAGGGCGCGGAATGACCGATGCGCCCTTTGGGGTCGCAACCGGCCACGTTGAAGTAGCGCAGGATGACGTGGCGCATGCGGCCGGTGGCGCAGTAGTCGCACAACATCATTTCCGACATCAGCTTGGACATGCCGTACGGGTTGGCCGGATGCGTGGGCGTCTCCTCGTCCGCGACGCCCTGCTCTGTCAGGCCATAGACGGCCGCCGTCGACGAGAAGATGAACTTGTCGACGCCCGACTCGGCACAGGCCGCGAGCAGGTTGCGCGTGTTGCAGGTGTTGTTGCCGTAATACTTGAGCGGATCGCTCACCGATTCCGGCACCACCGTGTGCGCCGCGAAATGCATCACCGCGTCGATGCGGTTTGCCTTGAGCACCGACTCCACCAGCGCGGCATCGCCTACGTTGCCCACCACCAGCTCGGCGCCCCTCACGGCCTCGGGGTAGCCGGTGCTGAGATTGTCGATGACCACGACGTGCTCTCCACGCATGGCCAGCTGCTGGACGACATGACTCCCGATGTAACCGGCTCCGCCGGTGACAAGAATGTTGTACATCTTCACGTCCCTGGTCGAGTAACGGGAAAGTGACGGCCCATCCACTGCGTCACGTGGTCAAGCAGGCGCTGGCGATCGCCAGTGAGAACGTAGGTGTGATCCGCGTCCTTGAAGAAACTGGCGCTGATGCCCGGATGGTCGGCCAGCCGGCCGAAGCATTCGCGGAACTGCCGGATATGGTTGAAGTACCGCGACACGCCGCCGCTGTAGACGAAATCCAGCTTGAGTCCGCGCTGCAGCATCTCGGCAAGCTGCTCCCGCACGACCTTGGGCGGCAACGGTTCGACCACGAAGAGTGGTTCGGCTGGTCGCGGCGCGGCCGACGCGCGTCGGCGCGCCAGCAGGCGACGCCATGCCGACGTATCCAGCAGGCGCGGCAGGTAGTGGCGCAGGCGCTGGCCGAGCGTTCGGTGTCCATAGCCGTCGAGGAACAAGGCACCCACGACGCGCGGATCGACGTGCGCGGCCGAGTGCGCGTTCTGCGCCCCCGAGCAGAGCCCGAACAGCACGAAGCGGGTGCAGCCGGATTGCTGCTTGAGCAGCTCCATGGCCTCGCGCACATCGGCCACCACCTGGTCGGGGCGGGACAGGCGCTGCCCACTGGCGCCGCTATCGCCAATGGTGGACAGGTCGAAGCGCAAGGTCGGGTAACCCATCGCATTGAGCCGGCGGCTGAGTTCCACGTGCAGCCGGAACGGCCCGACGCGATACACCATGCCGGCATTGAGGAAAATGACGCCAACACCATGATCGATGACGGCAGGAAGGCCTACCACGCCGACCAGGTGCCGTGCCTTGCCGAAGCGGAACGCCTGCTCGTGCATCACGCCATCTCCTTCAGCAGGCGCTTCGCCGCGTCGAGCAGCGGATGCGAGAGGATCGCCAGTTCCAGGCAATCGATGTCGTCCCAGCGCGGCGACACGTCCACGCAGATCCGCCGGCCGGCATGGCCCTCATCCGGCCGCGATGCTTCGTCGGTCAACGCGGACGACAGCCACGCCGAAGCCATGCCCGGGTCGATCAGGCGCAGCCCTTCCAGCTGTTCGTGCAGCCGCTCGTTCCGTTCGAACCCGGGCCACTGCGTACTGACATCCAGTTCCGGACGTGCATGCTCGAAACGGTTCAGATCGACCTTGAGTGCGTCCTGCATGCGGTCGTACTGCCGCACGAGCGCATCACCATCGGTAATGGCGTCCCAGGCCACCACGCCGTCCAGCCGCGCCGACGCCGACGCAGCCAGCGCCGCGTTGGCGCCCAGTCGTGCGCCGAACGCCAGTACCCGGCTGCCACCGTGGCGCGTGCGCAATTCGGCCGCGGCCGTCGCGACATCGGCCAGGCAGCGCGGCCACGCCAGCTCGCGGCTCTCGCCCGCCGAATCGCCCGTGCCGAAATAATCGAAGCGCAGCACCGGCAAGCCGCTTTCCGCCAGCCCGTGGGCCAGCTGCCGGTACAGGCGATGGCAACGGATCTGCTCCACGCCCAGCGGCGGGCACAGCAGCACCGCCGCGCCGGCAACGGCAGCAGCGGGATGATAAAAGCCGAACAGCTCCCGGCCTGGCCCGAAGTAGAACGGCAACTCGGCGTCGATGCGCGATTTCATCGGCGATACACCACGCCGACGATGAACTCGTTCTCGTGGTAGCTCTGCAACGCCGCGTTGCTGGCGCGGATCTGCCGGGTGTAGCCGGCCCGCCAGCTCCAGTGCGGCGTAAACTCATGACTGATCGCAACGCCA
This genomic interval from Dyella japonica A8 contains the following:
- the galE gene encoding UDP-glucose 4-epimerase GalE, which codes for MYNILVTGGAGYIGSHVVQQLAMRGEHVVVIDNLSTGYPEAVRGAELVVGNVGDAALVESVLKANRIDAVMHFAAHTVVPESVSDPLKYYGNNTCNTRNLLAACAESGVDKFIFSSTAAVYGLTEQGVADEETPTHPANPYGMSKLMSEMMLCDYCATGRMRHVILRYFNVAGCDPKGRIGHSAPFATLLIKAACEHAVGKRTSMAIYGTDYDTPDGTGIRDYIHVEDLASAHLRALDHLRAGGESLKLNCGYGHGYSVREVLDSVARVGGHPLNIVELPRREGDLAMLIACSDRLKQVLDWHPQYDDLDFIVHTALAWELKMAAARAPLSSVA
- a CDS encoding serine aminopeptidase domain-containing protein, producing MKSRIDAELPFYFGPGRELFGFYHPAAAVAGAAVLLCPPLGVEQIRCHRLYRQLAHGLAESGLPVLRFDYFGTGDSAGESRELAWPRCLADVATAAAELRTRHGGSRVLAFGARLGANAALAASASARLDGVVAWDAITDGDALVRQYDRMQDALKVDLNRFEHARPELDVSTQWPGFERNERLHEQLEGLRLIDPGMASAWLSSALTDEASRPDEGHAGRRICVDVSPRWDDIDCLELAILSHPLLDAAKRLLKEMA